One window of Streptomyces sp. SUK 48 genomic DNA carries:
- a CDS encoding ComF family protein, giving the protein MRGWWRDLTDLVLPTDCAGCGAPRTTLCARCRTALAGSAPRRVRPRPEPAGLPAVYASAPYAEAVRALLLAHKERGALTLTGALGAALAGAVRAGLDASAGTGTSGTVVLVPVPSARWAVRARGHDPVRRMALAAAGELRRTGTPARVAAVLRQRRPVADQAGLDARRRLANLAGALEVTAGGDRLLAGGRVVLVDDLVTTGASLAEAARALRIGGSRAVYENATREVREERSTGGPEKGKWRKRKWVHGAANKTPVNAVGSPPCAAVIAAPVDSFEMNRN; this is encoded by the coding sequence ATGCGGGGGTGGTGGCGGGACCTCACCGACCTGGTGCTGCCGACCGACTGCGCGGGCTGTGGAGCACCTCGTACGACACTCTGCGCGCGCTGCCGGACCGCGCTGGCCGGGAGCGCTCCCCGGCGGGTGCGGCCGCGGCCGGAGCCGGCGGGGCTGCCGGCGGTGTACGCGTCGGCGCCGTACGCGGAGGCGGTGCGCGCGCTGCTTCTCGCGCACAAGGAGCGGGGCGCGCTGACGCTCACGGGAGCGCTGGGCGCGGCCTTGGCGGGGGCCGTGCGGGCGGGCCTCGACGCATCGGCCGGGACCGGGACTTCGGGGACCGTCGTGCTCGTGCCCGTGCCCTCCGCGCGCTGGGCCGTGCGGGCGCGGGGGCACGACCCGGTACGGCGCATGGCGCTCGCGGCGGCCGGGGAGCTGCGGCGCACCGGGACACCGGCCCGGGTGGCCGCGGTGCTGCGCCAGCGGAGGCCCGTGGCGGACCAGGCGGGGCTGGACGCGCGGCGGCGCCTGGCGAACCTGGCGGGCGCGCTGGAGGTGACGGCGGGCGGGGACCGGCTACTGGCCGGGGGCCGGGTCGTGCTGGTCGACGACCTCGTCACCACCGGCGCCAGTCTCGCGGAGGCGGCACGGGCGCTGCGAATCGGCGGGTCAAGAGCTGTGTACGAGAACGCAACTCGGGAAGTAAGGGAGGAACGAAGCACCGGAGGACCCGAGAAGGGGAAGTGGCGCAAGAGGAAGTGGGTGCATGGTGCAGCGAATAAGACGCCGGTGAACGCCGTCGGCTCACCGCCGTGCGCGGCTGTGATCGCCGCGCCCGTGGATTCTTTCGAAATGAACAGGAACTGA